The following coding sequences are from one Triticum dicoccoides isolate Atlit2015 ecotype Zavitan chromosome 4A, WEW_v2.0, whole genome shotgun sequence window:
- the LOC119285307 gene encoding arginine biosynthesis bifunctional protein ArgJ, chloroplastic-like, whose protein sequence is MPPPSLLLFHCRAPLPHRPLRMSSPSPSRRVVCSASTAEGYISAAPILLPDGPWKQVEGGVTAAKGFKAAGIYGGLRAKGQKPDLALVACDVDATVAGSFTTNVVAAAPVLYCKRVLSSSKTARAVLINAGQANAATGDAGYQDAVDSAEAVAKLLNVSTDDILIQSTGVIGQRIKKEALINSLPRLVGSLSSSTEGSNSSAVAITTTDLVSKSIAVQTAIGGVPIKIGGMAKGSGMIHPNMATMLGVLTTDAQVRSDVWREMVRTSVSRSFNQITVDGDTSTNDCVIAMASGLSGLSDILTHDSVEAQQLQACLDAVMQGLAKSIAWDGEGATCLIEVTVTGANNEADAAKIARSVAASSLVKAAVFGRDPNWGRIACSVGYSGIHFDADQLDISLGVIPLMKNGQPLPFDRSAASKYLKDAGDIHGTVNIDVSVGNGGGTGKAWGCDLSYKYVEINAEYTT, encoded by the exons ATGCCGCCACCCTCCCTCCTGCTCTTCCACTGCCGCGCCCCGCTCCCGCACCGCCCGCTGCGGATGAGCTCTCCGTCGCCGAGCAGGAGGGTCGTctgctccgcctccaccgccgaggGGTACATCTCCGCGGCGCCGATCCTCCTTCCAGACGGGCCATGGAAGCAG GTAGAAGGCGGCGTCACGGCGGCGAAGGGGTTTAAGGCCGCGGGCATCTACGGCGGCCTGCGCGCCAAGGGACAGAAGCCTGACTTGGCGCTTGTTGCTTGCGAcgtcgacgccaccgtcgccg GATCTTTTACAACAAATGTTGTTGCTGCTGCGCCTGTTCTGTATTGCAAGCGTGTCCTTAGTTCATCCAAAACA GCTCGTGCTGTGTTGATTAATGCTGGTCAAGCAAATGCAGCCACT GGTGATGCAGGATATCAGGACGCAGTGGATAGTGCAGAAGCTGTTGCCAAG CTTTTGAATGTGAGCACAGATGACATACTGATCCAGTCCACTGGTGTCATTGGTCAAAGAATAAAAAAG GAAGCACTTATAAATTCACTTCCTAGACTTGTGGGCTCTCTGTCTTCATCTACTGAAGG TTCAAATTCTTCAGCTGTGGCCATCACAACTACAGACCTTGTTAGCAAGAGTATTGCTGTCCAGACTGCG ATTGGAGGAGTGCCTATCAAGATAGGAGGAATGGCCAAAGGTTCCGGGATGATTCATCCAAATATGGCGACAATGCTTGGT GTTCTCACAACCGATGCTCAAGTAAGAAGTGATGTTTGGAGAGAAATGGTCCGGACATCAGTGAGTAGAAGTTTCAACCAAATTACT gtggatggtgatacaagtacgaATGACTGTGTTATTGCTATGGCTAGTGGATTATCTGGTTTGTCGGACATCCTCACTCATGATAGCGTTGAAGCTCAACAGCTCCAAGCATGCCTAGATGCA GTAATGCAAGGCCTCGCAAAATCCATAGCATGGGATGGTGAGGGTGCAACCTGCTTAATTGAG GTTACTGTAACTGGTGCAAATAATGAGGCAGACGCAGCTAAGATTGCTCGTTCAGTGGCAGCGTCCTCCTTGGTTAAA GCTGCTGTATTTGGCCGAGACCCGAACTGGGGGCGCATTGCTTGCTCTGTCGGATATTCAGGGATTCATTTTGATGCAGATCAACTTGATATTTCCCTTGGAGTTATTCCACTAATGAAAAATGGCCAACCACTCCCTTTTGACAG ATCTGCTGCTAGCAAGTATCTCAAAGATGCTGGTGACATCCATGGTACAGTGAACATTGATGTATCAGTTG GGAATGGAGGAGGCACTGGAAAGGCGTGGGGCTGTGACCTAAGTTATAAGTATGTCGAAATAAATGCTGAATACACAACGTGA